In Streptomyces sp. NBC_00091, the following proteins share a genomic window:
- the tdh gene encoding L-threonine 3-dehydrogenase, translated as MKALVKHKAEPGLWLMDVPEPEYGPGDVLIKVLRTGICGTDLHIRAWDGWAQGAVKTPLVLGHEFVGEVAAVGADVQDIETGALVSGEGHLVCGKCRNCLAGRRHLCRSTIGLGVGRDGAFAEYVVLPAQNVWVHRTAVDLDVAAIFDPFGNAVHTALSFPLVGEDVLITGAGPIGIMAAAVAKHAGARNVVITDVSPERLEIARKAGATLAVNVAESSIAEAQTRLGLREGFDIGLEMSGRGEAMRDMIDNMTHGGRIAMLGLPAQEFPVDWAKVVTSMITIKGIYGREMFETWYAMTVLLEGGLDLSPVITGRYSHRDFQAAFDEAATARSGKIILDWTA; from the coding sequence ATGAAGGCACTCGTCAAGCACAAGGCCGAGCCCGGGCTGTGGCTCATGGACGTCCCCGAGCCCGAGTACGGCCCCGGCGACGTGCTGATCAAGGTGCTGCGCACCGGCATCTGCGGCACGGACCTGCACATCCGCGCCTGGGACGGCTGGGCGCAGGGCGCGGTCAAGACCCCGCTCGTCCTGGGCCACGAGTTCGTCGGCGAGGTCGCGGCGGTCGGCGCGGACGTCCAGGACATCGAGACCGGCGCCCTGGTCAGCGGCGAGGGTCACCTGGTGTGCGGCAAGTGCCGCAACTGCCTGGCCGGCCGCCGCCACCTGTGCCGCTCGACGATCGGGCTGGGCGTCGGACGCGACGGGGCCTTCGCCGAGTACGTGGTGCTGCCCGCGCAGAACGTGTGGGTGCACCGCACCGCCGTGGACCTGGACGTGGCGGCCATCTTCGACCCCTTCGGCAACGCCGTGCACACCGCGCTGTCCTTCCCGCTGGTCGGCGAGGACGTGCTGATCACCGGCGCGGGCCCGATCGGCATCATGGCGGCGGCCGTGGCCAAGCACGCCGGCGCGCGCAACGTGGTCATCACCGACGTCAGCCCCGAGCGCCTGGAGATCGCCCGCAAGGCGGGCGCCACGCTCGCGGTGAACGTCGCCGAGTCCTCCATCGCCGAGGCGCAGACGCGGCTGGGGCTGCGCGAGGGCTTTGACATCGGCCTGGAGATGTCCGGCCGCGGCGAGGCGATGCGCGACATGATCGACAACATGACGCACGGCGGCCGCATCGCGATGCTCGGCCTGCCGGCCCAGGAGTTCCCCGTGGACTGGGCGAAGGTCGTCACCTCGATGATCACCATCAAGGGGATCTACGGCCGCGAGATGTTTGAGACCTGGTACGCGATGACCGTGCTGCTGGAGGGCGGGCTCGACCTGTCCCCGGTCATCACCGGCCGCTACTCGCACCGCGACTTCCAGGCCGCCTTCGACGAGGCCGCCACCGCCCGCAGCGGCAAGATCATCCTGGACTGGACGGCCTAG
- a CDS encoding glycine C-acetyltransferase, with the protein MFESVREDLRTTLDEIRAAGLHKPERVIGTPQNAAVAVTAGGAPGEVLNFCANNYLGLADHPEVVAAAKDALDRWGYGMASVRFICGTQEVHKELEARLSAFLGQEDTILYSSCFDANGGVFETLLGAEDAVISDALNHASIIDGIRLSKARRFRYANRDMAELETRLKEATEGGARRKLIVTDGVFSMDGYVAPLAEICDLADRYDAMVMVDDSHAVGFVGPGGRGTPELHGVMDRVDIITGTLGKALGGASGGYVAARAEIVELLRQRSRPYLFSNSLAPVIAAASLKVLDLLESAGDLRERLAANTALFRSKMTEAGFEILPGDHAIAPVMIGDAAEAGRMAELLLERGVYVIGFSYPVVPLGAARIRVQLSAAHSTADVERAVAAFVDARAAFAAAQG; encoded by the coding sequence ATGTTCGAGTCCGTACGCGAAGACCTCCGCACCACCCTCGACGAGATCCGCGCAGCGGGCCTGCACAAGCCCGAGCGCGTCATCGGCACCCCGCAGAACGCCGCCGTCGCCGTCACCGCGGGCGGCGCCCCCGGCGAGGTGCTGAACTTCTGCGCGAACAACTACCTCGGACTGGCCGACCACCCCGAGGTGGTCGCCGCCGCGAAGGACGCGCTGGACCGCTGGGGCTACGGCATGGCCTCGGTCCGCTTCATCTGCGGCACCCAGGAGGTGCACAAGGAGCTGGAGGCCCGGCTGTCGGCCTTCCTCGGCCAGGAGGACACGATCCTCTACTCCTCCTGCTTCGACGCCAACGGCGGCGTCTTCGAGACCCTCCTCGGCGCCGAGGACGCGGTGATCTCCGACGCCCTCAACCACGCCTCGATCATCGACGGCATCCGCCTGTCCAAGGCCCGCCGCTTCCGCTACGCCAACCGCGACATGGCCGAGCTGGAGACCCGGCTCAAGGAGGCCACCGAGGGCGGCGCCCGCCGCAAGCTCATCGTCACCGACGGCGTCTTCTCCATGGACGGCTACGTCGCCCCGCTCGCCGAGATCTGCGACCTGGCCGACCGCTACGACGCCATGGTCATGGTCGACGACTCGCACGCCGTCGGCTTCGTCGGCCCCGGCGGCCGCGGCACCCCCGAACTGCACGGGGTCATGGACCGCGTCGACATCATCACCGGCACCCTCGGCAAGGCCCTCGGCGGCGCCTCCGGCGGCTACGTCGCCGCCCGCGCCGAGATCGTCGAGCTGCTGCGCCAGCGCTCGCGCCCGTACCTCTTCTCCAACTCCCTCGCCCCGGTCATCGCCGCCGCCTCCCTGAAGGTCCTCGACCTGCTGGAGTCCGCCGGCGACCTGCGCGAGCGGCTCGCGGCCAACACGGCCCTCTTCCGCTCGAAGATGACCGAGGCCGGCTTCGAGATCCTGCCCGGCGACCACGCCATCGCCCCCGTCATGATCGGCGACGCCGCCGAGGCGGGCCGGATGGCGGAGCTGCTCCTGGAGCGCGGGGTGTACGTGATCGGCTTCTCGTACCCGGTCGTTCCGCTGGGCGCCGCCCGTATCCGCGTCCAGCTCTCGGCGGCCCACTCGACGGCCGACGTGGAGCGCGCGGTGGCCGCCTTCGTGGACGCCCGCGCGGCTTTCGCCGCAGCTCAGGGCTGA
- a CDS encoding WD40 repeat domain-containing serine/threonine protein kinase, with translation MDALLPHDPRWVGPYRLEGRLGEGGMGQVFLGTSPGGRPVAVKLIRAELAGTTQFRERFAREVEAARQVGGFHTAQVVDADPAAESPWLVTAFIPGPTLHRAVTEHGPVDPAGALRLGAGLAEGLAAIHRCGLVHRDLKPGNVILAEDGPRVIDFGIARAVDASSLTATGSVIGTYAYMSPEQIRADRAGPASDVFALGSVVAFAATGRGPFDAPSLVAVVQRILDEPPALDGIDGELRAILTDCLAKDPADRPAVEGLPARFAAALAGAARVHPPRHEPTVAAAPSVRTPQTPQPPPTERAQAVSPGPAVSPGPAAGGQDPRALAAAATRTYAPPAGPAAPGPGAAVPGPGSPVPGRPTAPVPGPARRGPSRRALLIGGASVAAAAAIGVPAYLLLRKSDALEGPKSAYELAFSPDGKTLAAAGGGGEIWRWSLPGKESSSTRISIAKYIQPHVFSRDLKTLYRAEEHKILKWDVATGRTVGTFTGETTGEPQNGFVHELGLSPDGKTLAASSGRGLYLWDTGSGSRLALRQDVKNGPAVYSADGAMLATGSPVQLRNGSADAVLATLDATVATSAVFSPDGQLLAFGDQAEEVRLWNTATRQDVAVLEGHDSPVLAVAFHPDGSALASGDRDGKVVVWSTASATSTATYEPGASVEALAFSPDGKSLAAGCSSGTSVGSNDTVWLWELG, from the coding sequence ATGGACGCGTTGTTGCCCCACGATCCGCGGTGGGTCGGCCCCTACCGCCTCGAGGGACGGCTGGGCGAGGGCGGCATGGGCCAGGTCTTCCTCGGTACGTCGCCGGGCGGCCGCCCGGTCGCGGTGAAGCTGATCCGCGCGGAGCTGGCCGGCACCACGCAGTTCCGGGAGCGGTTCGCGCGGGAGGTGGAGGCCGCGCGGCAGGTCGGCGGGTTCCACACGGCGCAGGTCGTGGACGCGGACCCGGCGGCCGAATCCCCGTGGCTGGTCACCGCGTTCATCCCGGGCCCCACCCTCCACCGGGCGGTGACCGAGCACGGGCCGGTCGATCCGGCGGGGGCGCTGCGGCTCGGGGCGGGGCTCGCCGAAGGGCTCGCGGCGATCCACCGGTGCGGCCTGGTCCACCGGGATCTCAAGCCGGGCAACGTGATCCTGGCCGAGGACGGGCCGCGCGTCATCGACTTCGGCATCGCGCGGGCCGTGGACGCCAGTTCGCTGACCGCGACCGGATCGGTCATCGGGACCTACGCCTACATGTCGCCGGAGCAGATCCGCGCCGACCGGGCCGGGCCCGCCAGCGACGTGTTCGCCCTCGGCTCGGTGGTCGCCTTCGCCGCGACGGGCCGTGGCCCGTTCGACGCGCCCTCCCTGGTGGCCGTGGTCCAGCGGATCCTGGACGAACCGCCCGCCCTCGACGGGATCGACGGCGAGCTCCGGGCCATCCTCACCGACTGCCTGGCCAAGGACCCGGCCGACCGTCCCGCCGTCGAGGGCCTGCCCGCCCGGTTCGCGGCTGCCCTCGCGGGGGCGGCGCGGGTCCACCCGCCGCGCCACGAACCGACCGTGGCGGCGGCCCCGTCCGTACGGACCCCACAGACCCCGCAGCCGCCGCCCACGGAGCGGGCCCAGGCGGTGAGCCCGGGACCGGCCGTGAGCCCGGGACCGGCTGCGGGCGGTCAGGACCCGCGCGCCCTGGCCGCCGCGGCGACGCGGACCTACGCGCCGCCGGCGGGCCCCGCGGCGCCGGGCCCCGGCGCCGCCGTACCCGGCCCCGGCAGCCCGGTACCCGGGCGGCCGACCGCCCCCGTACCCGGTCCGGCCCGCCGGGGGCCCTCGCGGCGCGCGCTGCTCATCGGCGGCGCCTCGGTCGCCGCGGCCGCCGCGATCGGGGTCCCCGCCTACCTGCTGCTGCGCAAGAGCGACGCCCTCGAGGGCCCGAAGAGCGCGTACGAGCTCGCCTTCAGTCCCGACGGGAAGACGCTGGCCGCCGCCGGAGGGGGCGGGGAGATCTGGCGCTGGTCGCTGCCCGGCAAGGAGAGCAGCTCCACCCGGATCAGCATCGCCAAGTACATCCAGCCGCACGTCTTCAGCCGGGACCTCAAGACGCTCTACCGGGCGGAGGAGCACAAGATCCTGAAGTGGGACGTCGCCACGGGCCGCACGGTCGGGACGTTCACCGGAGAGACCACGGGCGAGCCCCAGAACGGGTTCGTGCACGAGCTGGGGCTCAGCCCCGACGGGAAGACGCTGGCCGCCAGCAGCGGCCGGGGCCTGTACCTGTGGGACACCGGTTCCGGATCCCGGCTCGCCCTGCGCCAGGACGTCAAGAACGGCCCGGCCGTCTACAGCGCGGACGGGGCGATGCTGGCCACCGGATCGCCGGTCCAGCTGCGGAACGGCTCGGCCGATGCCGTCCTGGCCACCCTCGACGCCACGGTCGCGACCAGCGCGGTCTTCAGCCCCGACGGCCAGCTCCTGGCCTTCGGCGACCAGGCCGAGGAGGTGCGCCTGTGGAACACCGCCACCCGGCAGGACGTCGCCGTCCTGGAGGGCCACGACTCCCCGGTCCTGGCGGTCGCCTTCCACCCGGACGGGAGCGCGCTGGCCAGTGGTGACCGGGACGGCAAGGTGGTCGTCTGGTCCACCGCCTCCGCCACCTCCACCGCGACCTACGAGCCCGGCGCCTCCGTCGAGGCGCTGGCCTTCAGCCCGGACGGGAAGTCGCTGGCCGCGGGGTGCAGCAGCGGCACGAGCGTCGGGAGCAATGACACGGTGTGGCTGTGGGAGCTCGGGTGA
- a CDS encoding WD40 repeat domain-containing serine/threonine protein kinase, translated as MPSVTEFIGPGGTRSSTVEPLRPGDPRTVGPYRLEGRLGAGGMGQVFLGTSASGRRVAVKLIRPELAGTARFRERFAREAAAARQVGGFHTAQVVEADPAAEPPWLATAFVPGPTLQQLVDAGGPRDPAAVLRLGAGIAEGLAAIHRCGLVHRDLKPGNVIVAEDGPRIIDFGIAHEPGADAMTRTGSVIGTYAYMSPEQVRGEALSPAGDVFAFGSVLVFAATGRSPFDATTVPAIVHRVVSEPPRLDGLAAPLRELVGACLAKDPAQRPGMDEVLARLSVTGPGAVPPAAPAAPGAAFHALPTQPAAAPPAPPGPAGAPTAPAPAGALSRRTLLLGGVGAAAAAAAVPAYLFRDSWLGSGSEQDRTRPVARLEGHPQSLVALAFSPDGRTLAAGGSGGELWLWDTVTRRTITKFGGEPPRVFGLAFSPDGWTLVGSCQDGTLRRWDVRTRTALPALSGFETLSVPTPYSLAVSPDGAVLAAAGGGTLQLFDLTSGRRLKKIEAGEPSGVLFTPDGKGVATASRERVLLWDVDGGEQPRTFTDDSADSPFYRVLISPDGKTIGGAGPGVHLWDLATGRPTATLTSPHRRLEEAAYRPGHPMIAGGGFGLGPDDDVKDEARAATGGTVSLWDLKTGRVARTLTADLEESAGAPLLSALAFSPDGKTLAAAFSPSDSTIQLWQLA; from the coding sequence ATGCCGAGCGTGACAGAGTTCATAGGCCCTGGCGGAACCCGGAGTTCCACAGTCGAGCCGCTGCGCCCTGGTGATCCGAGGACCGTCGGTCCCTACCGCCTTGAGGGACGGCTGGGCGCGGGCGGCATGGGGCAGGTCTTCCTCGGTACGTCCGCGAGCGGTCGCCGGGTCGCGGTGAAGCTGATCCGGCCGGAGCTGGCCGGCACCGCGCGGTTCCGGGAGCGGTTCGCGCGGGAGGCCGCCGCCGCGCGGCAGGTCGGCGGGTTCCACACGGCGCAGGTCGTGGAGGCCGATCCGGCGGCGGAACCGCCGTGGCTGGCCACCGCGTTCGTACCGGGTCCGACGCTGCAACAGCTGGTCGACGCCGGCGGGCCCCGCGACCCGGCGGCCGTGCTGCGGCTCGGCGCCGGGATCGCCGAAGGGCTGGCCGCGATCCACCGGTGCGGGCTCGTGCACCGGGATCTCAAGCCCGGCAACGTGATCGTGGCCGAGGACGGACCGCGCATCATCGACTTCGGGATCGCGCACGAGCCGGGCGCGGACGCGATGACCCGGACCGGATCGGTCATCGGGACGTACGCCTACATGTCACCGGAGCAGGTACGGGGCGAGGCGCTCTCGCCCGCCGGCGACGTGTTCGCCTTCGGCTCGGTGCTCGTGTTCGCGGCGACCGGCCGCAGCCCGTTCGACGCGACGACCGTGCCGGCCATCGTGCACCGGGTCGTCAGCGAGCCGCCCCGACTCGACGGACTGGCCGCCCCCCTGCGCGAGCTGGTCGGGGCGTGCCTCGCCAAGGATCCCGCCCAGCGCCCCGGCATGGACGAGGTGCTGGCCCGGCTCTCGGTCACCGGGCCGGGCGCGGTGCCGCCCGCCGCGCCCGCCGCGCCCGGTGCGGCGTTCCATGCCCTGCCGACGCAACCGGCCGCGGCACCACCGGCCCCGCCCGGCCCGGCCGGTGCGCCCACCGCACCCGCGCCCGCCGGGGCCTTGTCCCGCCGTACGCTGCTCCTCGGCGGGGTGGGCGCCGCAGCGGCGGCCGCCGCCGTACCCGCCTATCTGTTCCGGGACTCCTGGCTGGGATCGGGGTCGGAGCAGGACCGGACCCGGCCCGTGGCCCGGCTCGAAGGGCACCCCCAGTCGCTGGTGGCTCTCGCCTTCAGCCCGGACGGCCGGACCCTGGCCGCCGGCGGGTCCGGCGGTGAGCTGTGGCTGTGGGACACCGTCACCCGCCGCACGATCACCAAGTTCGGGGGAGAGCCCCCGCGCGTCTTCGGCCTGGCCTTCAGCCCGGACGGCTGGACGCTGGTGGGCAGTTGCCAGGACGGAACGCTGCGGCGCTGGGACGTGCGGACCCGGACGGCGCTGCCCGCGCTCTCCGGGTTCGAGACGCTCTCGGTTCCGACCCCGTACTCCCTCGCGGTCAGTCCGGACGGCGCGGTCCTCGCCGCGGCCGGCGGAGGCACGCTCCAGCTCTTCGACCTGACGAGCGGACGCCGCCTGAAGAAGATCGAAGCGGGCGAGCCGTCCGGCGTGCTGTTCACCCCGGACGGCAAGGGGGTGGCCACCGCTTCCCGGGAGCGGGTGTTGCTCTGGGACGTCGACGGCGGGGAACAACCCAGGACGTTCACCGACGACTCCGCCGACTCCCCCTTCTACAGGGTGCTGATCAGCCCGGACGGAAAGACCATCGGCGGTGCGGGGCCCGGCGTCCATCTGTGGGACCTGGCGACCGGGCGGCCCACCGCCACCCTCACCTCGCCGCACCGGCGCCTCGAGGAGGCCGCGTACCGGCCCGGCCACCCGATGATCGCGGGCGGCGGCTTCGGGCTCGGTCCGGACGACGACGTCAAGGACGAGGCCAGAGCCGCCACGGGCGGCACGGTCAGCCTGTGGGACCTGAAGACCGGGCGGGTCGCCCGGACCCTCACGGCCGACCTCGAGGAGTCGGCCGGGGCTCCCTTGCTCTCCGCCCTGGCGTTCAGTCCGGACGGCAAGACCCTCGCGGCGGCCTTCAGTCCGTCGGACAGCACGATCCAGCTCTGGCAGCTCGCCTGA
- a CDS encoding LysR family transcriptional regulator, with protein sequence MRVTQSGSGLDLNLLVALDVLLEESSVSGAAARLHLSEPAMSRTLGRIRKALGDPVLVRAGRTMVPTPHALSVQGEVRAVVERARALFLTGGQVDLETLTRTFTVLAHDSFAATFGAALFRRMAREAPGVRLRFLSESHVDVPALREGVADLELGVIDSRSPEVRTEHLFDDRMLGVVRSGHPLLRGRITARRFAAGEHLTVSRRGRLEGPVDAALAERGLSRRVVGSTGSSPASLFVLRETDLIGLIASRTVAQADALGLVTFEVPLELPPLPIGIAWHPRHDADPAHLWLRACSRELLPA encoded by the coding sequence ATGCGTGTGACGCAATCCGGATCCGGGCTGGACCTGAACCTGCTCGTCGCCCTCGACGTCCTCCTGGAGGAGTCGAGCGTGTCCGGGGCCGCCGCCCGCCTGCACCTCTCCGAGCCCGCCATGAGCCGCACCCTGGGCCGGATCCGCAAGGCCCTCGGCGACCCCGTGCTGGTCCGGGCCGGGCGGACGATGGTCCCCACCCCGCACGCGCTGTCCGTCCAGGGCGAGGTCCGGGCCGTGGTGGAACGGGCCCGCGCCCTGTTCCTCACCGGCGGCCAGGTCGACCTGGAGACCCTGACCCGCACCTTCACCGTCCTGGCCCACGACTCCTTCGCCGCCACCTTCGGGGCCGCCCTCTTCCGCCGGATGGCCCGCGAGGCTCCCGGGGTGCGGCTGCGGTTCCTGTCCGAGAGCCACGTCGACGTGCCGGCGCTGCGCGAAGGGGTCGCGGATCTGGAACTCGGCGTCATCGACAGCCGTTCACCCGAGGTACGGACCGAGCACCTCTTCGACGACCGGATGCTGGGCGTCGTACGGTCCGGGCATCCGCTGCTCCGCGGCCGGATCACCGCCCGCCGGTTCGCCGCCGGGGAGCACCTGACCGTCTCCCGGCGCGGCCGGCTGGAGGGGCCGGTCGACGCCGCCCTCGCGGAACGGGGCCTGTCCCGGCGCGTGGTGGGCAGCACCGGCTCTTCCCCCGCCTCCCTGTTCGTGCTGCGCGAGACCGACCTGATCGGCCTGATCGCCTCCCGGACCGTCGCCCAGGCCGACGCCCTGGGCCTGGTCACCTTCGAAGTCCCCCTCGAGCTGCCACCGCTGCCCATTGGGATCGCCTGGCACCCCCGCCACGACGCCGACCCGGCGCACCTCTGGCTGCGCGCCTGCTCCCGCGAGCTGCTGCCCGCCTGA
- a CDS encoding LysR family transcriptional regulator, with amino-acid sequence MIDPRRLRILRAVADHRTVTAAAAALYLTPSAVSQQLAALEQETGHALLTRSGRGVRLTAAGEILLGHAHEVLAQLERAEAELAAYAGGSAGEVTVAAFATGIAEVLAPAIARLALEHPGIRLRVRDAEGDQSLPLLLDGEADLALAVEYRGAPGADDGRLSVLPLYAEPFDAVLPSGHPLAGLPAVALADLSDADWVGQYPGNPCYDVTLLACELAGFQPRFVHSSDDFRAVTALVGAGAGVALVPRSALRGMDLKEVRVRPVAGPAATRRVFAATRRGAETHPLIAPVLAALSREARRVPTH; translated from the coding sequence GTGATCGACCCCCGCCGGCTGCGCATCCTGCGGGCCGTGGCGGACCACCGTACGGTGACCGCCGCGGCCGCAGCCCTGTACCTCACCCCCTCCGCCGTCTCCCAGCAGCTCGCCGCGCTGGAACAGGAGACCGGCCACGCGCTGCTGACCCGCAGCGGCCGGGGCGTACGGCTCACCGCGGCCGGGGAGATCCTGCTGGGCCACGCCCACGAGGTACTGGCCCAGCTGGAGCGCGCCGAGGCGGAACTCGCCGCCTACGCGGGCGGCTCCGCGGGCGAGGTCACGGTGGCCGCCTTCGCGACCGGTATCGCCGAGGTGCTGGCCCCCGCCATCGCCCGCCTCGCGCTGGAGCACCCGGGCATCAGGCTCCGCGTCCGGGACGCGGAGGGCGACCAGAGCCTGCCGCTGCTGCTCGACGGGGAGGCGGACCTGGCCCTGGCGGTGGAGTACCGGGGCGCGCCGGGCGCCGACGACGGCCGCCTGTCGGTCCTCCCGCTGTACGCGGAACCCTTCGACGCGGTGCTGCCCTCGGGGCACCCGCTCGCCGGTCTGCCCGCCGTGGCGCTGGCGGACCTCTCCGACGCGGACTGGGTCGGCCAGTACCCGGGCAACCCGTGCTACGACGTGACCCTGCTGGCGTGCGAACTGGCGGGCTTCCAGCCGCGCTTCGTGCACTCCTCCGACGACTTCCGGGCGGTGACGGCCCTGGTCGGCGCGGGCGCGGGGGTGGCGCTGGTGCCGCGTTCGGCGCTGCGCGGCATGGACCTCAAGGAGGTCCGGGTGCGCCCGGTCGCCGGCCCGGCCGCCACCCGCCGCGTCTTCGCCGCCACCCGCCGCGGCGCCGAGACCCACCCGCTGATCGCCCCGGTGCTGGCGGCCCTGTCCCGCGAGGCCCGGCGGGTCCCGACGCACTGA
- a CDS encoding alpha/beta hydrolase fold domain-containing protein yields the protein MPSLRSRALSAALVATGRRRRFATAEAVRARVAESARRPASHLPPRSLGRVAELSRTFVGAWPVYDASPRGQEPVARVLYVHGGAYINELVRPHWSLIRTLVTRARARVVVPAYVLAPRGTADRTVPVATDLLSGLIESGGAGGTVLIGDSAGAGLALAAAQRLRERTGAQPSRIILISPWLDLSMSHPGQAAIEPADPVLARPGLAEAGRLYAGTLAADDPRVSPLHGSFEGLAPLTVFTGTRDVLSTDSRELLRLAGAAGTEVEWHEEVGLPHAYPLLPVPEGRAARDRIVELIGETADRS from the coding sequence GTGCCGAGTCTGCGCAGCAGGGCGCTTTCGGCCGCACTGGTCGCGACCGGGCGGCGAAGACGGTTCGCGACCGCCGAGGCGGTACGGGCCCGGGTGGCGGAGTCGGCCCGCAGGCCCGCATCGCACCTGCCGCCGCGCTCGCTGGGGCGGGTCGCCGAACTGTCGCGGACCTTCGTCGGCGCCTGGCCGGTGTACGACGCCTCGCCGCGCGGGCAGGAGCCCGTGGCACGGGTGCTGTACGTACACGGTGGCGCGTACATCAACGAGCTGGTCCGGCCGCACTGGTCGCTGATCCGGACGCTGGTCACCCGGGCGCGGGCCCGGGTCGTCGTCCCGGCGTACGTGCTCGCCCCGCGCGGGACGGCCGACCGGACCGTCCCCGTGGCGACCGACCTGCTCAGCGGCCTGATCGAGAGCGGCGGCGCGGGCGGGACGGTACTGATCGGCGACTCCGCGGGAGCCGGGCTGGCGCTGGCCGCCGCGCAGCGGCTGCGGGAGCGCACCGGCGCGCAGCCGTCCCGGATAATCCTGATCTCGCCCTGGCTCGACCTGAGCATGAGCCACCCGGGCCAGGCGGCGATCGAGCCGGCCGACCCGGTGCTGGCCCGGCCGGGGCTGGCCGAGGCGGGCCGGCTGTACGCGGGGACCCTCGCGGCGGACGATCCCCGGGTGAGCCCGCTGCACGGGTCCTTCGAGGGGCTGGCGCCGCTGACGGTGTTCACCGGTACCCGGGACGTGCTGAGCACCGACAGCCGGGAGCTGCTGCGCCTGGCCGGCGCCGCCGGGACGGAGGTGGAGTGGCACGAGGAGGTGGGCCTGCCGCACGCGTACCCGCTGCTGCCGGTCCCGGAGGGGCGGGCGGCCCGGGACCGGATCGTCGAGCTGATCGGTGAGACCGCCGACCGTTCTTAG
- a CDS encoding class I SAM-dependent methyltransferase: protein MQQLYDTHPAPRAAFTAADAFTLRTALDALGGVRDLDTLDVACGHGGTAALLASGGARRTVGVDSCPDRVRRARASAPASAPVEYVLADAADMPQLGPFDLATAVYLFSHAPDRAALHAMFRGIRANLRPGGRLLSLVRNPGGYPRVDWSPYGMRILDRLPDGDAPLLKAQFLTEPPLHFEYREWAHADFAEAAVDAGFSTVGWQPARTPPADASRDEAYWTAYRAWPVSSLMTCTA, encoded by the coding sequence ATGCAACAGCTGTACGACACGCACCCGGCTCCCCGCGCGGCCTTCACGGCGGCCGACGCCTTCACGCTCCGCACCGCGCTCGACGCCCTCGGCGGGGTCCGCGACCTCGACACCCTCGACGTGGCCTGCGGACACGGCGGCACCGCCGCACTGCTGGCGAGCGGCGGGGCACGGCGGACCGTCGGCGTCGACAGCTGCCCGGACCGGGTCCGCCGGGCCCGCGCGTCCGCGCCGGCCTCAGCCCCCGTCGAGTACGTGCTCGCGGACGCCGCCGACATGCCGCAGCTCGGCCCCTTCGACCTGGCCACCGCCGTCTACCTGTTCAGCCACGCCCCCGACCGCGCCGCCCTGCACGCCATGTTCCGCGGCATCCGCGCCAACCTGCGCCCCGGCGGGCGGCTGCTGTCGCTCGTACGCAACCCCGGCGGCTACCCGCGCGTGGACTGGTCCCCGTACGGGATGCGCATCCTCGACCGGCTGCCGGACGGAGACGCGCCGCTGCTGAAGGCCCAGTTCCTCACCGAACCCCCGCTGCACTTCGAGTACCGCGAATGGGCGCACGCCGACTTCGCCGAAGCCGCCGTCGACGCGGGCTTCAGCACCGTCGGCTGGCAGCCCGCCCGCACCCCGCCCGCCGACGCCTCGCGCGACGAGGCGTACTGGACGGCGTACCGCGCCTGGCCGGTCAGCTCGCTCATGACGTGCACCGCCTAA
- a CDS encoding DeoR/GlpR family DNA-binding transcription regulator, with translation MTRKERWQRLLDLLVERGGVEVEPAAEILGVSAATIRRDLDQLAEQQLLVRTRGGAVPHGVSYELPLRYRTSRRADEKRRISEAVAALIAPGEVVGLTGGTTTTEVARALAARADLAAPTAGSPALTVVTNALNIAGELVIRPQFKIVLTGGVARPQSYELTGPLAQQTLAQLTVDTAVVGVDAFDPADGAATRHEDEAAVNSLLCARARRLVIAADSTKLGVRAFARICATSAVDVLVTDTALSDSAARPFRAAGVEVVRV, from the coding sequence ATGACCCGCAAGGAACGCTGGCAGAGACTGCTGGACCTGCTGGTGGAGCGGGGCGGGGTGGAGGTGGAGCCGGCCGCCGAGATCCTCGGCGTGTCCGCCGCGACCATCCGCCGCGATCTGGACCAGCTCGCCGAGCAGCAGCTGCTGGTCCGCACGCGCGGCGGGGCGGTGCCGCACGGGGTCTCGTACGAACTCCCCCTGCGCTACCGCACCTCCCGCCGGGCCGACGAGAAGCGCCGGATCAGCGAGGCCGTGGCCGCCCTGATCGCCCCGGGCGAGGTCGTCGGGCTGACGGGCGGCACCACGACGACGGAGGTGGCCCGGGCCCTGGCGGCCCGCGCGGACCTCGCCGCGCCCACCGCCGGCTCCCCCGCGCTCACCGTGGTCACCAACGCCCTGAACATCGCGGGCGAACTGGTGATCCGGCCCCAGTTCAAGATCGTCCTCACGGGCGGGGTCGCCCGCCCGCAGTCGTACGAACTGACCGGCCCCTTGGCCCAGCAGACGCTCGCTCAGCTCACCGTGGACACGGCCGTGGTCGGGGTCGACGCCTTCGACCCGGCCGACGGCGCGGCCACCCGCCACGAGGACGAGGCCGCCGTCAACAGCCTGTTGTGCGCACGCGCCCGCCGCCTGGTCATCGCGGCGGACTCCACGAAGCTGGGCGTGCGCGCCTTCGCCCGTATCTGCGCCACCTCCGCCGTCGACGTCCTGGTGACGGACACCGCCCTCTCGGACTCCGCCGCCCGCCCCTTCCGCGCGGCGGGCGTGGAGGTCGTGCGGGTCTGA